The following coding sequences are from one Triticum dicoccoides isolate Atlit2015 ecotype Zavitan chromosome 4A, WEW_v2.0, whole genome shotgun sequence window:
- the LOC119284525 gene encoding uncharacterized protein LOC119284525 — translation MASLTPGILLKVLKHINSDVKVCGEHRSILLQVISIVPAITGSELWPDHGFFIKVSDSSHSTYVSLSKEDNELILSNKLQLGQFIYVEKVQSSVPVPVLVGVRAVPGRNPFIGNPKDLMQMSTPSGVLEALDQQRKTTKPTELSESEKENSQRKVVIKEQKAGVASRYMLGISSNNGKITNLNSSMDSDKSSNGGSSVCDANQKLVSSATKVKQESKPQERPNITSPNNAKLASTRQEVNKEIRKNSGRPLSQNGSAVVKKQMPRDIKRESATEGSSPPKLYRSSPSTPARTSPPKLRSSPPTPARTSPPRINVPAKANATSSPVSSVPNIKRRVTETVSWDTLPTCLIKSGKAVVRRKTIALIVAAEAQREATAAASLVKGLGIFTEILKSAEEDPHGAVNKFFQLNRLIIQQNIFWKDNSPDSGKESRPEKEKPSRKVSASQNKAAGSGAAKNPDDAYTSGKLEWAREDGFKEIGRSWIDLKRESQSWFLNFLEDALVSGFKFEGRVKNSTRERVRGQSKGGDGQIAVRLSQLKETSNWLDQQLQSEGAKPDDGLVETIERLKQKAYSCLLGTVETAASALESRNGCS, via the exons ATGGCATCTCTTACTCCAGGGATACTGTTAAAGGTTCTCAAACATATAAACTCTGATGTGAAAGTATGTGGAGAACACCGGTCAATTCTTCTCCAAGTTATTAGCATCGTTCCTGCAATTACTGGTTCAGAACTTTGGCCAGACCATGGTTTCTTCATAAAAGTTTCAGATTCATCGCACTCAACATATGTGTCTTTATCAAAGGAGGATAATGAACTCATCTTATCAAACAAACTACAACTTGGACAGTTCATATATGTTGAAAAGGTTCAGTCCAGTGTTCCTGTTCCAGTTCTTGTTGGGGTCAGAGCAGTCCCAGGAAGGAACCCTTTCATTGGAAAcccgaaggatttgatgcaaatgtCAACTCCCTCTGGGGTTTTGGAAGCATTGGATCAACAACGGAAAACTACCAAGCCAACTGAATTGTCTGAGAGTGAAAAGGAAAACTCTCAGAGGAAGGTAGTCATCAAAGAGCAGAAGGCCGGTGTTGCTTCCCGTTACATGCTTGGGATATCAAGCAACAATGGTAAAATTACCAATCTAAACTCTAGCATGGATAGTGACAAAAGTAGTAATGGAGGAAGTAGTGTTTGCGATGCAAACCAAAAGCTGGTCTCTAGTGCTACGAAAGTGAAACAAGAGTCAAAACCTCAG GAAAGGCCAAATATTACCTCTCCTAATAATGCCAAGTTAGCTTCTACGAGACAAGAAGTTAATAAGGAAATACGCAAGAATAGTGGCAGGCCACTCAGTCAGAACGGTTCTGCTGTAGTGAAGAAGCAAATGCCAAGAGACATAAAAAGGGAATCAGCAACTGAAGGAAGCTCACCGCCAAAGCTTTATAGGAGTTCACCATCAACGCCAGCAAGAACTTCACCACCAAAGCTCAGGAGTTCACCACCAACGCCAGCAAGAACTTCACCACCGAGAATCAATGTGCCAGCAAAGGCAAATGCTACCTCCAGTCCAGTTTCTTCTGTGCCTAATATTAAAAGAAGAGTCACAGAAACCGTGTCCTGGGATACCCTTCCAACATGCTTGATCAAATCTGGAAAG GCCGTTGTCAGGAGGAAGACTATTGCTCTTATAGTAGCAGCAGAGGCACAAAGGGAGGCTACTGCTGCTGCATCTCTTGTGAAAGGCCTTGG AATTTTTACCGAGATACTGAAATCCGCCGAGGAGGATCCGCATGGCGCAGTCAACAAGTTTTTTCAGCTAAACCGGCTTATCATTCAGCAAAACATTTTCTGGAAAGATAACTCGCCAGATTCTGGCAAGGAATCCAGACCAGAGAAGGAGAAGCCATCAAGGAAAGTTTCTGCATCTCAGAACAAAGCTGCTGGAAGTGGTGCAGCGAAGAACCCCGACGATGCCTATACGAGTGGTAAGCTCGAATGGGCCAGAGAAGATGGTTTCAAGGAGATAGGCAGGTCATGGATCGATCTGAAAAGGGAATCACAGTCATGGTTTCTGAACTTCCTGGAAGACGCGCTTGTGTCCGGATTCAAATTTGAGGGCCGAGTTAAGAACAGCACCAGAGAACGGGTGCGAGGGCAGTCCAAGGGTGGCGACGGGCAGATCGCGGTCCGGCTGTCGCAGCTCAAGGAGACCAGCAACTGGCTTGACCAGCAGCTGCAGAGCGAGGGGGCGAAACCTGACGACGGTTTGGTCGAAACCATCGAGCGGCTGAAGCAGAAGGCCTACTCGTGCCTGCTCGGGACCGTCGAGACCGCGGCCTCGGCTCTTGAAAGCAGAAACGGTTGCAGCTGA